The window CTTTTGAATTCTTGACTGGACAAATCCTAAAAGTAGGCATTTGCATTCTAGATCTCCCCTTTAACTGTCTTGGGAAAACTTATATAATGCAATTAAAACTAAATAAATCAGCAAGACATCTTTAAAGATAAAATCAATAGTACATCAAGGGAAAAGGAACTCGTTCACTGAAAAGCATCTTGGATTAACTTAGCAATTAAAACAACAAGATCAAATCTCTCGCTAATTAACAAATTACCACACAACTCTACCAAGTCTCTCCGTTCACAATTAACTTATTTTATGGAAGAGAGACCCTTCAAATGAGTAAAAGATCACAATTTCACTAAAAAATAATCAAATTCTTGAAACACTTTATTCATCAACATCATTAATTACCACCTCTTAGTTCCCTCTTAGTTCAACTTCCTGCAATTTACGCGAATTTGCCCTTGATTCCCTGTCAATGGCTTGATATTTCCCATCTTAATCATAGACTGAGCAAAATCTTTAGAGAAAGTCCCGAGGTTGGTGCTATATGTCTTAACAAGATTATCAGTCTTACCACCATTAAATAGTGCTTGATCAGAGTGCAGAAGTCCTTTCTTTGACACCAAGTTACTAAAATATTTCGAGTCGAAAAGAGCTGGAGTTGGATCAAGTGGAGCAAGGTTGGAATTTCCTCCATTACGTGGACAATTAGCATGGCGCTGTCTTGCAAAGGTGGAGTCAATGTTAGTCTCGTTGTAGATGCGATTCCTGAAGGTGAAACACTGAGCAAACCCTAGGGTGTGGCCCCCAGAGAGCGCGACGAGATCTTTCTCATCCAAGCCTTGCTTCTTAAAGTTGTTAATAAGTGCAGGTAAGTCCATGAATGGAGTTGGAATATCATTGTTGGCTGTGGTTCT is drawn from Lycium barbarum isolate Lr01 chromosome 8, ASM1917538v2, whole genome shotgun sequence and contains these coding sequences:
- the LOC132605292 gene encoding peroxidase 22.3-like; protein product: MASNSFFFLHVLVMFSLASIALSNSLSPYFYNHVCPEALPTIKRVVEDAVKKERRIGASLLRLHFHDCFVNGCDASILLDKTATIDSEKTAVPNNNSIRGFDVIDKIKSEVDKCCGRPIVSCADIVAVAARDSIVALGGPTWEVPLGRRDSTTASRTTANNDIPTPFMDLPALINNFKKQGLDEKDLVALSGGHTLGFAQCFTFRNRIYNETNIDSTFARQRHANCPRNGGNSNLAPLDPTPALFDSKYFSNLVSKKGLLHSDQALFNGGKTDNLVKTYSTNLGTFSKDFAQSMIKMGNIKPLTGNQGQIRVNCRKLN